The Nonlabens sp. Hel1_33_55 genome contains the following window.
CTTCCGACTTGGAACATACAGAAACCGTCAATGCCTTGTTGCGTTATTGTGAGCTGGATACGCTTGCTATGGTGATGATCTATGAATACTTCAACGAGTTATGTGGGGCTTAGATAGATATGGGCGTGTAGAGTAATATATTCTCAATATTATAATATATTGTCTTTCAAAATAAAAATAGAATTTTCAATTTACTGGTTTTTAGGACATTTTTTGTGTGGCATTTAATTGGCTCGTAAGCTTATTAAATAACATAAAATGAAAATACTAAACTATCAATTGACGTCCCACTTTGAAGAACGAATGAAAATAAGACACATACCAGAGTTCTTAATTTCCCTTTGCCTTGTAAAAGGAGAAATTAAAACTACAACTAAAAACAAAAAAGAATATAGCTTGAGTCAAAATTACATTTTAGAGGCAGTTAGTCAAGGCTACTTGACTGTAGCAGAATGCCTTTGTATAAAGAAGATTGTTGTTATAGCAAAAAAGAATTTCCTTATTACCACCTATGCTACCTATGGAGATACAGGAATAAACTATAGCAACTAAATTATGAGATCTGAACCAAAAAGAACTCTTAGACAGCTTAACGCCTTTAACAAAGAAGGTCAGGACGATTACCGTGTAAATAATCTTTTAGATGGCGTTTTTCACGGCATTAAGGATTCTCAAGATTATTTAAGAAGCGCAAGAGAAGTTATTCAAAGTCAAAATGCGATAGCCATACCTGTCCAATTAGAAACCTTTAAAGATGATAATGGTAAAAAAGGCAAGACTATTCTTTGGAGATATCACCTTCAGTCAATGGATACGATAGGAGCGAAAAAATCTTCTGTAATAACCAATTACCTTTTTAAAAATGAACAAGAAACAGTTTTATCTTCTAAACCTACTGGGAATTATAAAACGGATCGAGAAAATGAAATAAGGATAAGCGATCGCAATGAAGAGGAATTATACCTTGACTTTAATAAAGATCCCGGAATTGATCACACAATCTATCTTAAAGCTAATGATTATCAAATTAGAATGCAGGAAAAAGCATTGATAACATTAAGTAAGAATCCTGAAAGTCATTATACGCCATTGCTCAGACTTTTTGATCGACCAGATAGAAGTGAACGCTATTTTGAAACTAATTATGATTATAACATTGCGGACAATATTGTTTTCAAAATCCTCAACAATACAGCTATTGACGGCGCAACAGAACAACAAGAATTTGTTAGAAAGGCTTTAGCATCTAAAGACTTTGCTCTTTTAGAAGGTCCACCAGGTTCTGGTAAAACCACTGCTATTATAGAATTAATCATCCAATGCGCCTTACAAGGACAGCGTGTTTTATTAGTTTCCTCTACGCACGTTGCAGTAGATAATGTTATCGATAGGATAATAGGTAAGTATAAAAAACATACCGAAGGTTTAATAAGTCCTATGCGTATAGCATCAAGTCCTGGAGTGATAAGAAAAGAAAGCGTAGAGCCTTATCATTTAAAGTATCTTATAAAGCATACTAAAAAAGAAATGCTCAGTAATTTGAATAAAAAGCAAGATTCTGTTGGAGTGAAGGCATTAAAGAAAAGCCTTAATTCTAATAGACCAAGCTCTAACTTCGATCAAATTATTTTGGATTCTGCAAATCTAGTAGGTGGCACGGCAATAGGGATATTACAGCATCCTGATATTAAGTCTGGCGTAGGTAAACCTTTTGATGTAATGATTGTAGATGAAGCTTCAAAAGTCACATTTCTAGATTTCTTAGTTCCGGCATTGCATGCAAAAAAGTGGGTTTTAGTTGGCGATGTAAATCAACTCTCCCCATATACGGAAGGCGATATTGTTACAGAGCATCTTAATAAATTACTAGATAAAGACCAACAAGATCTTATAGCTGAAACCTTTGAACTTCAAAAGGACTTGAAGTTGGCAAACAAAGAAAAAGTAGTTCACGTATTATTTACTAATAGGGATCAGGAACAGACAAATAATTTAAAAGATAGTGACTTAGAAATATTTCATCTAGATGCCCAAAAGTCATCTTTGTCATCTTATTCAGAACAGTGGCTATTGAATAGCGCAGATGTAATTATTACTAAGCCATCAGTAGATAATGAAATGCTTATTGCTAAACATTTGAAATTTAAAGCAAAGTTTTTCGGTGATAAACTTAGAAACCCATCTTTAAAACACTTCCAAAACCATTACCATAAAGGCGGAAACGGAAAAAGAAGTTGGATTAATAATTATTCTCATAAGCTTGATTCAGATCAAAACTGGGGCGAATTAGTAGGTAGAAGTCTTGAGCAGATGTATCAATACCGTTTTGAGCCAGAGCTTAAAAAGAATAAGAAAGTAGAATATGACATACTAGTTCCTTCTTCTATTGAGCAGAAAGTTGAAGGCCTAAGACGCGTTGCACTACCTTCTATATTAGAACTCTTGCAAATAGGCGTAGGAGAAAAAGAGCGTACAACAAAAGATGGAAGTACCACGTACAACGTGGAGAAAATACTCTATTCTGGATTTGACAGTATGACCAAAGTGAAAGAATTGAAGTTTCAATCCTTAAGCTATCAGCATCGTATGCAAGATGAGATTGCTCAATACTCAAGAAAGTATTTTTATAATGATGGAAATTTAAAAACCGCAAACACAATTCTTAAAACTCAAGATAGCCTGATAAAGGAAAGAGATAATATTTTGAAAAACTACAAGGAAGAAGAGGATGCTGTCGTTTGGATACCCAATAATTACAGCAGTTTTAAAAATAGGAAAAAGGGCAAACAACGTATTACTAATCCAGAAGAAGTAAATCATATAAAACAGGAACTACTTTCTTTTTACGCTTTCGCGAAAGCGGGAACACAACTAGAATTCGAGGTGGCAGTACTTACTTTTTATAAAGACCAAGAGTTTGAGTTAAAAGGAATGTTGAGAAGACTCA
Protein-coding sequences here:
- a CDS encoding DEAD/DEAH box helicase family protein codes for the protein MRSEPKRTLRQLNAFNKEGQDDYRVNNLLDGVFHGIKDSQDYLRSAREVIQSQNAIAIPVQLETFKDDNGKKGKTILWRYHLQSMDTIGAKKSSVITNYLFKNEQETVLSSKPTGNYKTDRENEIRISDRNEEELYLDFNKDPGIDHTIYLKANDYQIRMQEKALITLSKNPESHYTPLLRLFDRPDRSERYFETNYDYNIADNIVFKILNNTAIDGATEQQEFVRKALASKDFALLEGPPGSGKTTAIIELIIQCALQGQRVLLVSSTHVAVDNVIDRIIGKYKKHTEGLISPMRIASSPGVIRKESVEPYHLKYLIKHTKKEMLSNLNKKQDSVGVKALKKSLNSNRPSSNFDQIILDSANLVGGTAIGILQHPDIKSGVGKPFDVMIVDEASKVTFLDFLVPALHAKKWVLVGDVNQLSPYTEGDIVTEHLNKLLDKDQQDLIAETFELQKDLKLANKEKVVHVLFTNRDQEQTNNLKDSDLEIFHLDAQKSSLSSYSEQWLLNSADVIITKPSVDNEMLIAKHLKFKAKFFGDKLRNPSLKHFQNHYHKGGNGKRSWINNYSHKLDSDQNWGELVGRSLEQMYQYRFEPELKKNKKVEYDILVPSSIEQKVEGLRRVALPSILELLQIGVGEKERTTKDGSTTYNVEKILYSGFDSMTKVKELKFQSLSYQHRMQDEIAQYSRKYFYNDGNLKTANTILKTQDSLIKERDNILKNYKEEEDAVVWIPNNYSSFKNRKKGKQRITNPEEVNHIKQELLSFYAFAKAGTQLEFEVAVLTFYKDQEFELKGMLRRLTNQHRKHKFFTLGNIKITLCTVDKFQGDEADMVLLSFTKASKGAFYNSPNRLNVAITRARYKLVLFGNPERLKKGAGLPALQKMATEIDSRLTSHKSKKLKQ